A window of the Helianthus annuus cultivar XRQ/B chromosome 4, HanXRQr2.0-SUNRISE, whole genome shotgun sequence genome harbors these coding sequences:
- the LOC110938013 gene encoding probable protein S-acyltransferase 4, giving the protein MAEEKNKPKRQYQVWKGSNRFLCGGRLIFGPDVASLCFSFLLVAGPAVSFCIRVNSIINHRKDHHEDVGYMYQVLIVAAALTCMDVTFLFMTSSRDPGIVPRNASPPDPDEVYDMNTPSMEWIHGTTPHLRLPRTKDVIVNNHTVKVKYCDTCMLYRPPRVSHCSVCNNCVHRFDHHCPWVGQCIGLRNYRFFYMFISTSTVLCVYVFTCSWVILFQQNVRILKAMSQDILSDFLIVYCFIAVWFVGGLTIFHFYLICSNQTTYENFRYRYSKKENPYHKGVKKNLIEVFFSKIPPSLNDFRAYIHEEDSILIDSTTPNLAESPKEKIDIETGNSFAEAAASFSLPQLLQNLQHGDENMRSKVANGPSDSLPSPFLFETNVAAPDPPAVETRKSEDGANADEKKDEETITFETRTVNHI; this is encoded by the exons ATGGCAGAAGAGAAGAATAAACCGAAAAGACAGTATCAGGTCTGGAAAGGAAGCAAT AGATTCTTATGTGGAGGAAGATTGATATTTGGTCCAGATGTGGCGTCTTTGTGTTTCTCGTTTCTCCTGGTTGCAGGTCCTGCAGTATCTTTCTGTATTAGAGTAAACAGCATCATTAATCATAGAAAGGATCACCACGAAGACGTCGGTTATATGTATCAAGTGTTGATTGTGGCAGCAGCTCTAACTTGTATG GATGTTACATTTCTGTTCATGACATCTAGTAGAGACCCCGGTATAGTCCCAAGAAACGCATCACCACCCGACCCGGATGAAGTGTACGATATGAACACCCCTTCAATGGAGTGGATTCACGGAACAACTCCTCATTTGAGATTACCACGAACCAAAGACGTTATTGTGAACAATCACACCGTCAAAGTCAAATACTGTGATACGTGTATGCTCTATCGTCCTCCACGAGTTTCACACTGCTCTGTCTGCAACAATTGTGTTCACAGGTTTGATCATCACTGTCCATGGGTTGGTCAATGCATTGGACTA CGTAACTATCGGTTCTTCTACATGTTTATATCCACATCAACCGTCTTGTGCGTTTATGTTTTCACGTGTTCATGGGTCATCTTATTTCAACAAAATGTCCGCATTTTGAAGGCTATGTCGCAGGATATTTTGTCGGATTTTCTCATCGTTTACTGCTTCATTGCTGTTTGGTTTGTGGGTGGCCTAACAATCTTCCATTTCTATCTTATTTGTTCAAACCAG ACGACATACGAAAACTTCAGATATAGATATAGCAAGAAGGAGAATCCATATCATAAGGGGGTAAAAAAGAACCTTATAGAAGTCTTTTTTTCTAAGATCCCCCCTTCACTAAATGACTTCCGCGCTTACATACATGAAGAAGACAGTATACTGATTGACTCCACAACTCCAAATCTCGCGGAATCGCCAAAGGAAAAAATCGACATCGAAACAGGAAATTCATTTGCAGAAGCAGCAGCTAGCTTTTCACTTCCTCAACTTTTACAAAACTTGCAGCATGGGGATGAGAACATGAGAAGTAAAGTGGCGAATGGACCGTCAGATTCTCTCCCTTCACCTTTCTTGTTTGAAACAAACGTAGCAGCCCCTGATCCGCCAGCCGTAGAAACAAGAAAGTCCGAAGATGGTGCTAATGCCGACGAGAAAAAAGATGAAGAAACGATAACATTTGAAACGCGCACTGTTAATCATATTTAG
- the LOC110938010 gene encoding probable aquaporin SIP2-1, translated as MAGMGQLMITDTILSFMWVWAGVIIRIIMQSFPGLSYNDHVSEFSKSCLSLLNMFLFSYLVKLTNGGAYNPIPVFTNAINGDFVTFLFNIARIPFQVFGSIMGVRLVLEIFPEIWRGPELIINLNQGALTEGLLTFTQVLIAQGLDRNIRSGFFRKTWINSVLKLALHILGSDLTGGCMNPAAVVGWAYALGVHKTKEHIVVYWFAPIEATLLAVWTFRLLVRRPKPEKQKKQKTN; from the exons ATGGCGGGAATGGGGCAGCTGATGATTACAGACACGATCTTGTCGTTCATGTGGGTTTGGGCAGGCGTTATTATAAGAATAATCATGCAAAGTTTTCCAGGGTTGAGCTACAATGATCATGTTTCTGAATTCTCTAAGTCTTGTCTTTCCCTTCTTAACATGTTCTTGTTTTCTTATTTGGTTAAACTCACCAATGGTGGCGCTTACAATCCAATTCCTGTTTTCACAAACGCCATTAATGGAGATTTTGTTACGTTTCTGTTCAATATTGCCAGAATCCCGTTTCAG GTGTTTGGATCGATTATGGGAGTGAGGCTTGTTCTCGAGATTTTTCCTGAAATATGGCGTGGGCCTGAGCTGATTATCAACCTTAATCAAGGTGCATTGACAGAAGGATTATTGACATTCACACAGGTGCTGATTGCACAAGGTCTTGATAGAAACATTCGTAGCGGTTTCTTTAGGAAAACTTGGATTAATAGCGTCTTAAAACTTGCTCTTCATATACTTGGATCAGATTTAACTGGTGGATGCATGAATCCAGCTGCT GTTGTCGGTTGGGCATATGCTCTCGGTGTTCATAAAACAAAGGAGCATATAGTTGTTTATTGGTTTGCCCCCATCGAGGCGACTTTACTGGCGGTATGGACATTTAGGTTGCTGGTACGGCGGCCAAAACCAGAGAAACAGAAGAAACAGAAGACCAACTGA